One Grus americana isolate bGruAme1 unplaced genomic scaffold, bGruAme1.mat scaffold_848, whole genome shotgun sequence genomic window, aaaaaaagcccaactgggaggaaaaaaaaattgcccatctgtttgtttgattgttttgctttttacaaaAGGCTATTTAAGCTCTGAATGCagcctggaaggaaaaggaaccTGGCGTCCCAGGCTGGATACATTTAAAGCCCAAAGCCACTCAACAGCCGCACAAACCATTGCTCCCTCCCACTGTGCacactctgctgcctgcctgcaggtaCAGGCAGCTGCCCTGTTTCTTGAGCATTCCCCAGAAGCGGCACCACCAGGCAGCTCAGAAAAACTGACTGCCTGCAAAAACTTGAGAACAGCTTAATTCTGGGcaatttttcctgtctttagGGCTGCTGGTGAAAGACTCATCCGTTGAGAGATGGCTCAGGACCACGCcggggcagcagtgctgctttctgGATCCCGTGGCAGTAATGGGCAGAGGGACAGGCTGTCAGATGCCAGAGCAGGTACGTACGCAGGGTGTCAGGGTCATCCCTGCTTGTTTTGTCCCAGCGAAGCCCCAGCAGTGCCAGTGCCGTGCTGCAGCCCCGGGCTCAAGGAGCCGGGCATTTGtgcaggctgcagcactgggCTTCCCCCGCttgtctccagctctgctttctgccagcaCCGGGGGCACTGCAGAATGGCCTGCCCGCTCCCCACAGCCGTCCTGACCCCCATCTGCAGCTCGTACGTGGTGTCCATGTCACACAGCTGATGTGGGGGTGGCAGGTCTCTCTTGGGGCACCCAGGGAATGGGGGAAAAGCAAACGCAGTCCCTCCCTTTTGATCTTTGTCCCAAGGGTGACCTAGCAGAGATGTACCCTGCGCTGAAGAGTGTCCCGCGGGAAGGTGACAGACGATTACAGGGCAACGCTGTGACCTGCCTGACAGCAAAGGTGCCCAGTGGCCGCAGAGCAGCCCAGGTGAGTTGGTTCTCTTGGCGGCCACCACAGCAGCCTTCCTGTACCCCTGGTTTGGGTGCGATATGGAGCAGCACATTGAAGTTTCTCAGGCATCCAGGCATGAGGATGGTTTCCCAGTGCCCCCGTGAGagatcctgctcccaggaagcGCCTCCCCATAGAGCTGAGGTTGTCTCCAGCCTGTATCTGGAgctgggcagtgctgcctgAGGGGTCTCGCAGGCAGGACAGGTTCATCTGCCTGGTGGCTCTGGCACGGCAATGATGAGCTGAAGCCCTGTGGCCATGGCTGGCTGGTTCAAAGTGTCTGAGTGCCTCAGCCTTCTCCCTGGGACTGTTAACCCGGGCACTTTTTCAGGGTGTGAAGGTGGATGCCGGTCTTGTCCTGTTGGCTCTGTCCCACTCCCACGTCAAAGTTGTGATGTCTGAGATCTGGGGCCACCTGAAGGCTCTGGCAGAGATCTCCAGGGAGTTTGTGTTCCATGTTTTGATATCTTGGGGCTACAAAGTGCTGGGGTTCTGGGATGCTAAGGCTACAGTTGGCTAGGGTTATGGGGTGGCAGGCTTATGGTATGCCAGAGTTGAAGcaagtgtcatggtttaaccgCAgacggcagctgagcaccacgcagcctcTCGCTCAGTCCCacccccggcaggatgggggagagaatagcaagggtaaaagtgagtcaagcaaaagctgtgtgcacaagcaaagcaaaacaaggaattcattcaccatttcCCATGGACAGGTGGGTGTACAGCCATCTCCAAGAAAGCAAGGAtccatcatgtgtaacggtgtggtgggttgaccctggctggaggccaggtgcccaccagagccgctctctcactccccccattcactaaacaggggagaaaaggcataacgaaatgcttgtaggtcgagataaggacagggagagatcactcactaattatcgtcacgagcaaaacagaccgaacttagagagggaattcatctaatttattactaggcaaaacagagtagaggaatgagaaaataaaatcgactcttaaaacacctccccccacccctcccatcttcccgggctcaacttcactcccggcttcaaccttccccccctcagcggcacagggggacggggagtgggggttacggtcagttcatctcacggtgtttctgccgcttcttcatcctcagggggaggactcctctcatcgttcccctgctccagcatggagtccctctcacagggtgcagaccttcaggagcaaactgctccagcgtggggtcccccacggggtcacaagtcctgccagcaaacctgccctggtgtgggctcccctcttcacgggtccaccggtccggcctggaacttgctccagcgtgggcttcccacgggccgcagcctccttcaggtgcctccacctgctccggcgtggggtcctccacaggctgcaggtggaatctctacaccccctcatccttcctccatgggctgcagggggaatctctgcaccccctcatccttcctccatgggctgcagtgggacaacctgcttcaccatggtcttcaccacgggctgcagggggatctctgctccagtgcctggagcacctcctgcccctccttctgcactgacctgggtgtctgcagagtttcttacagcttctcactcctctctccggctgcaaaagctctctctgttttttttttccttcttaaatatgttatcacagaggcgctgattggctcggccttggccaggggcgggtccatcttggagccggctggcattggctctatcagacacaggggaagcttctggcagcttctcacagaagccacccctgtagccccccctgctaccaaaaccttgccacgcaaacccaacacaaatggttacttggaaagacaaatgccatcactccaaatgtccccatcttccttcttcttcccccagctttatatgctgcatatgatgtcatatgacatggaatatccctttggtcaggtggggtcagctgtcttggctgtttCCCCTCCAAACTTCTTGTGCACgcccagcctccttgctgttGGGGTGGTGTCAGGATCAGAAAAGGCCTCGACTCcatgtaagccctgctcagcaataacaaatcCATCTCTGTATCATCAACActgtcttcagcacaaatccaaaacacagccccatcctagctactctgaagaaaatgaactctatcccagccaagaccagcacaggcagcttccccaggcTGTCCAGTGACCACAGGCACAGgccagaccctgctctgctgggccttCACGTCTGTCCCAGGAGGACTGGCTGTGCGAGGACACTGCTgtgtgcccccaccctgcacactcacacactttAGCTGCTCATTGGTGTTTTCATCTGTGGGCCACATTCCTGGGCATGTTCATGATAGCGACTTTGGAGGAAGGCTTAAGGCTTCATGCACTGCCCTGAGGAGATCCCCTTTCATGATGGAACCACTCCTAcggaggccagctctgtcacagaagtgcccgttgcctgtccctgcctgcggtcCCAGGACGACCACGCATCAGGACTGTGACCAAGCTGCAGAGCAATCAGGCCTTCCACCAAAGCCAAGGGATCAGAAAGagagtgtggaagtgaaaagagaacagctCTGGGAGACCAAGTTcttcctggcagtgctgccatgCAAGGactctcttccctgccacctctgcacacaGAAACTGTCCCTGCACCTCAATAAAGCTCTTGGAGGAAGGATCTCAGAAAAAACCCGACCTTGCTGCAGGttcctttattttacttaaacacacagagagcacGGCTCCTCGTTTACACAGCCACTCGGtcagaaaagcacagcagagaCTGAATTAGAGAGGGGATGACAACATCATTGCAAGTAAAACACCATCATCAACAATATAAATTAGAGACGACAGGCTGGGCCTGTAATGAGTTAAATAATAGTTGTTATGCAGCAGAAGATGGGcagttttttgcttctgaatatCATGCAGTGatcagtttccacactgcatccttgagctccttgttcctcatgctgtagatgagggggttcatggctggaggcaccaccgagtacagaagtgacaccaccaggtccagagatggggaggagatggaggggggcttcaggtaggccaCCATGCCGGTGCTGATAAagagggagaccacggccaggtgagggaggcacgtggaaaaggttttgtgccgtccctgctcagaggggatcctcagcacagccctgaagatctgcacataggacaccacaatgaaaacaaaacacccaaagacTAAACAGGCACCAGTCACAGttagcccaacttccctgaggtaggcgtctgagcaggagagcttgaggatctgggggatttcacagaagaactggtcca contains:
- the LOC129201202 gene encoding olfactory receptor 14J1-like encodes the protein LHYGTLLGSRACAHMAAAAWGSGFLHALLHTANTFSLPLCHGNAVDQFFCEIPQILKLSCSDAYLREVGLTVTGACLVFGCFVFIVVSYVQIFRAVLRIPSEQGRHKTFSTCLPHLAVVSLFISTGMVAYLKPPSISSPSLDLVVSLLYSVVPPSLLCFSDRVAV